From the genome of Tachypleus tridentatus isolate NWPU-2018 chromosome 6, ASM421037v1, whole genome shotgun sequence:
TGGAAATGACATATCATAATCCATGTTATCTTTTAATTGATTTAAACAGAAAAACACGTGCGGTAgagtggtttggtttgctttgaatttcacgcaaacctaaacgagggctatctgcgctagtcgtccctaatttggcagtctaagactagagggaaggcagctattcatcaccatccactgccaactcttgggatacctttttaccaacgaatggtggaattgaacgtaacattataacgcccccacggctgaaaaggcgagtatgtttggtgcaaccgggattcgaactcgtgaccctcagattaccagtcgaacgccttaacccacctggccatggcgggcatCATATGTCGGagaaaagttaaaatatgtttaagaacTGTTGAGAAATACCAGTTAAGTATACTTAAATTACTACAAAACTTATGGTTAGCATACTACTCGGTATAAAAAGCTAAACATCGTAGACAGAGCTTTTTAACAATACTACTACGTAACTCATGGTTAATATAGCACTTAATGTAAGATAGTTCTTTAACATATTACTGTGCAACATATGGTTAGCATAGTACATTGTATGGTAAGCTAAGCATCATAGAGAAATCTCTTTGAACAGTATTACTGCCCAACTCATGGTTTGTATACCACACAGCCTAACGAGCTAAACaccataataaaacagtttattgaaCAATATTACTCAACAATCTACGGTTAGCATGCTTCAAAATATAACAAACCACATAATGTAGAAATCTCTTTTAAAGACTCAGACAAGTTTTTAAATTTGCctgaaactttattttgttttatcacataTAACCAGTTTTTACTTTGGTCAAAACAGGTTATATAGATAATGTGAAGTAGCTTGGTGGTCAACAGCATTTCACTTGCACGTGAAGTGAGATCATTGTACCTAGAAAAGACCGTAACAAGTACACACAGAcatagataaagaaaaaaaaaaaaaaatcatggagTTTCTagactttaatatttttctatcgTCACTAGGTTTTATGGCATTTGGATATATTTCGTttctaaactttaatatttttctatcgTCACTAGGTTTTATGGCATTTGGATATATTTCGTCGAAGTTTTCGAGAGCTTAATGGACATTTATGCATGGCCGAGTCCTGCATTTTTTGTGCCCTCAAGGTAGGCTTTAAATGCTACAAAACTAAATATCTAACATCAAATTTATCGTAGTTAGAACTAGAGTGTCAAAAGTCAGACCAAACATCCATGTTCACTATGTTTTCAGCCGCATTCTTAAATGTAAATCAAGTGTAgtaaaacagaacaataaatgTCTATGTATCGAATCTTTGTCGTTCGAAAACAAAGATGGAGGATTGAGCGTTTACAAAACCTTTATTCATACATCACTTTGCATTTGTCTGATTTTTACTGTTGGTCATCTCTacttaatatttagtattctatATTAACGGAATCTGTGAATTTTCTTAAACTGTTACAAGACGAACTATCTTAATCGCTCGCTTTAtcattctatttgtaatattttttccctTTATTTATTCAACTTTAGTTTTGGATTTATCTTTTAGCCTTAAAAATTGCcagtaataaagaaaattatatttttatacgtcTCCTTTCAGGAGCTGTTTGCACAGCTTCAATACAGTCACGAGTCGGCGCTACCACCAGATGCACTGAGACGTGCTTTGGCTGAGACTTTCCACCAGAGGCGCTTTCAACTAGGAGGGATGGACGACGCAGcagaatgttttgtaagtaatgGCAGTTTAAGTGCAAACTGTGAGAAATTATTTGAATTGAAACTGcttgaaatgtttaaatagaacacggtataatattttattatagaactattttatactaattatgtaatattatgGAACTAGTTGTTCCTCTTATCGCCAGAACTGATGAAAACGTCACTGACAAGaagtaaactttaataataaataataattttgggCGTTTAAAAACTAAGCCTATCAAAGAACAACTGttataacatttgaaataaaacgtTTCGTAATCTCTTAAAAATAATAAGGGCCCTATATATCTACAATTGGGTCttgaaagctacatgaaggctatttgggttagccgtccctaattttgcagcttatgacttgaggaaaggcagctagccgtcaccaccaactttttggctactcatttaccaacgaatagtggatctgatcgttactttataatgccccgtggatgaaaggacgagcatatttggtgtgacggatattcgaacccgcgaccctcagattatgagtcgagaatcctaaccacctgaccatcccAAGCCGATGTCCTGAAAGAATACTTGAGTTTCCTCTGTATACAGACGAACGTTAACGACTCGGTGAAAATCAAATAATAcacattattacacacagttcaCAGTTACATATTCACAAATACATATTAATCTAACGTAATATTGACTAACAGCAACAAATTTTTGATTTGTGCGTAACCTACCACagctaatatatttattatgtttttaaggAAAATATCTTGCGGCAGATTCATTTTCATATAGCCAGTCAGGAGTCAGAAGACATGTGTAGTGCGTCCCATTGCATCCCACACCAGAAGTTCGCCATGACTCTGGTGGAACAGGTAACATCATTGtcattagaattttttttctacttatatGTTATGTAAGGATTGTTGCATgttgatttataatttatacactagaataattaaataaaaattactttgtttgaaaacttataatttcccaagtttctttttttattttaatgaaatcaataagaaataataataaaataggttaTTATTTGTCATATCACCTTTTAGAGTCAAATGTTTTTGACGTTTCTAGTTTCTAAAAATTTAAGCCTTGGAACAACTGTACTTTACTTAATAActtatacaaatttaattttagtttgaagAGTACTGCTGGCCATTGCTGTTCATtccttttccattttgtttttacagactGTTTGCCATGCATGTGGCGCCACCTCTGAACCGTTGTCATTCACTCAGATGGTTCACTACGTTTCGACATCGTCTCTTTGGTATGTGTTTAATATTGGAATATTTGTTTCAGTACAATACGTACAATTTGTACCAACATGTGTTTACTAACCAAGTTATTGTATTAGTGTTTATGTCTAACACTAACCAAGTTATTGTTGTAGAGTTTATAGTTATGATAAACGAACTGGGTCAGTAATAAAATATACCAGTTAAGTATTGATAATGCACATTCAAAAGCATAcacttctttttaatattttaattatgtttctgGAAAATTACTGTATCTTATTTTGCGTTTATTTAACAGTTAAAAGTCCTTATTAATAGCATATGTACCATTCTTTCCAGTGATGAAATAAGAACTctgatttaattataaaatagaaCAACTATGTATTTATCTAAAAGTCACAAGTCTTTATTAGTAAGGCAGGTACCATTACATCTAGTAGTAAGTTAAGTATTCTGATCTGCGTATAAATTAAAccagtttttttgtgtgtttttttgtattcACATGACAATTAACAATATTTTGGAGCACGAAATACAccattatatacaatataactGGCTTCTATACAccattatatacaatataactGGCTTCTCGATCAAGAGTGTTAAATGAAAATGGTATTCGTATAATGAGAATATATAAACGGTTAGAATCACTCTGACCGGAAGGGGTGTTAGTAATTCTGATGACTAGAATTATTTTTAGGATGACAAAAATTGCTCAAAAACATTAGCTCAGTAATTGAGCTTATTGGAAACTTTGGACTAATTTCctttacacattttgtttgtaaGCATCGTAacgtcattattaatattttcagtttaaccAAACTGGAAAACAACGTTCAAAATAATGGTCGTGTTATGTATTACTTCTTATAGTTCACAAGCAGAACTCATGGTGAATCAGCACAGGGATCCTGCTGACGTCTTTGGACAATTACTCAGAAAAGCTGGAGGTATGGGGGATACAAGAGAATGTCCAGTGAGTTACATGATTACCCATATTACCATTATCTTCAAACGTCAAAGAATGTGATACGTAGTTTCATCAGTAAGAAGCATTTAAAACTGACAGCTACTAGGTTTCTCCAGTagataataaattagtttaggGTTCACTTCTATATTGTTTCACCAATAGCTAAGAAAGTAACTGAGTTAACAGCTGTTTTTTTGCAATAAAAGTTTTTAGTTTATCTTTTTATGAACAAGAATAATAGATTTATATTTACTTGTCTTCACGAGTTCTTAAATTACTAgactgttttaaacatttctctCTTCGTTGTAGAGTACTTGTGGGGCAAAAATGCAGATTTGTCGAGTCCTCATGAACCATCCCGAAATTGGTGAGTCATTTGGCATTTCGGTAAAGTTGGTAAAGTGGATTTGTAATTCGGGTTGCGTTACGAATTTCTCAGAATTACCGAGGTATTCGAAACAAATATCACTCATATGAAAACTTTCACTATAATACCCATGTTTCAAATTCTAATTTTTAGAATACATTAACTTGAATTTACGGGAGTAAAACGTTAATGGACATACTCTTTAACCTTTAACCTACTTTTTGcgtaataactgaaatattatattgtttttagttttagcaTTTCAGTTCTCTTCTGTGGCTCTTTTTcattaatgttacaattaacattttagaaatatttccatTGTAGATATTCTACTTATAAGagaatataagataaaataaaaatgtataattattattatgaaagacaTTTTCAAACAGATATGTGTATgtctaaaaattaatttctagagtagtgaaatgttttgatttaacaggaatcattaaataaaacatgttgagaTTCAACCCGTAACGTTATCTTTTCTGTGCATCTGAAAGGCCTAAGAGTAGTCATGAATTCCATTAGAATGTAAATCAATAATTTCCAAGTGCTACAAGTTGTTCGTCTTGACGCTTTAGGCTTAGTCATTTATTGTATGTCTGATGAAGCACTATATACGAGACTTCAGCTTGAACTTCGAAGTTggtttaaaaggtataaaattacCGAACGTGAatttttaataaaggtttgtGAATATCTGGTTCTATTTTTATCCAATGctgtaatttttaacaaacaagataaaggtgtttttacaaaagttataaaattatttattttttggatgaAACAAGATATTATTTGATTGTAACAGTGAGCATTGGACTCATCTGGGATTCTGAGAGGCCTACATTAGAACGTATACTGGAAGTTTTGAAGTCCATCGGCATGGTTCTCAAGATACAGGATGTAAGTCAGAATTTACTGTCAAAGTTTGCCGAAGGTGATGCACtacaaaaaatgatattttaggCCACAAGGTGGcgtataaaatgatataaaaactgaTGACCTCAGAAACCTAGCATATTTTTTCAACAAGAAATATTATGGAGGATGTGTTTATAtcataaaactgatttaaaatagtGATTTTAACAAAGTAAGATATTTGTTTGTACATTACTAATTGAATTATACTGTTGTTATTTGAAAATGCTAACAAACGTTTCGAgatattttctgattttttacTGTTGTTCACGGCGATACAAATGCTTTAAAATTCGATTTATAAACTGTGTACATGATGATATATGAAATTACGcttgtaaataattttgaaacctACTAAATGAAGAAATGTGCTTTAGcataaagatttataaaaataaagacactCGGTAATGTGTCATGCGGTAAAAACAATACACTGATTTGTTCTTAACAGGAATGATAATTTAACTGTATTCCACCATCTTTATCTCGGACTATAGTAATCCAAACTCTCACATATTTTTCGTGAATGCTATTTTCTGGACCTTTTCTTCACATACCAACtttcaaggcaatccattaaaaatatataagatacAAAATCTCTAAATTTTCATTGCATTTTCcgtattttcatttctttgcaCCGAAAGTgtggaaactttatttgatacgaaaacaaatttaacttttatatttttttcatatatttttttcaactttaatCCACTGAAAGATCTGTACAGCTTTCAATTAAGTGTCACATTTGGTTTAACTGTGAGTCAACAAAAGTCCCTCAAATTCGACCTTAATCTTTGCGTACGCCTACGAAAGTCATGTAAGCTATTGGTCTAACATTTTTACTGCAGCTTTAAATAAGAGCAAAAGTGGACCATGTTTTGCTTTTTTATCATTCAGATTAAACTATAAAGTGAAAGAACGTGCAGATACACGAGTATTGGTCAGGCCAAGCAAACTatattagcagtttctagctcaaactttcaaaataatcataTGGGTGAACTGTTACAATTCACTATTCATTGTCAACTTAAGCAAAATTGTgctaagttttataaaattctacTAACTAAAAAGGGTTTAGTGTCACGAAATATCAACGTAAGTAATAGTGCTTGATACGGCTTTGCCGAGTGCAATGCGGGTGATgagaagaaactgttaatctatatTCCATGCCGTTACTATAAaagaagttattaacactgttttagataCTGAAAACttccaccatatattttaaagaatctgtcTGGTTATGTAAAGTATAATTATGTTCTGAATAATAGGTTTGCAATCTTAAAACTAATGTTAGTTactattaaatgttttgtatctGATCTGTTgaacataaaagttaaaactttaatttctgtaaataataaaattatcaaaaatattaatattaaagctGGGAATTTTGTGGAAATTAAGTAACTTTGTCATGGAGCCATTCTTCTATTTAGCCTTCCTTATGAATAGTAGACTTTGGTTAAACAATTTCATGTGTTAACTTTATATGAAAAGTAAAGTTTACTGAGATATAATTCTTGACACACTTTGTCCAGTGACTAAAGCCAAAATATCATATTTGCTGGCTTAAAAATAGGTTCTTGTTTACCAATATTATcatattgttctttttttagatgtttcattCTGTTGTTGATAATCATTGGGCCTCAGCTACCAAACACCATCTTGTTGGGATTGTTACATATTATGGAAAACATTATTCCACCTTCTTTTTCCATACAAAGCTTCGAGTTTGGATCTACTTTGATGATGCCACAGTTCGTGAGGTTTGTCCCAAATTGGATAAAATCCCATTCTCCAAGTTTAGAAATCAGCACTGGTTACTCAAATTCTCAATGGCCATTGTTAGAGGTCGTGATGAATGTTTCGCTTTACACGTGTGGCAAATAAATTTAGTGATTTAGATCAAGAAAAGTAATCAGTACTAGTTGTACttttttaactaaattatttcttaaaaatcGTAATCtcagaataatattaatattataagtttatattattaaagtaagaTAACAGACTATAAATCGTTTTTATTGCTTTTTACATCTGTACACTAATCCTGTGCATTCTATTTCCCTGCAGATTGGATCCAAGTGGGAACAAGTAATTGAAAAATGTAGACGTGGACATTTTCAGCCATTATTACTGCTGTATGCTAATCCAAACGGATCTTCCATTTTTGCATCCACAGCTCCAAAGCATGTTACCATGGCTGACAAGAGTCAAAGAGATCTGGAAGGTAAGAGTTAATACTGCATTGACTATACTAATAAAGAAATTTAGCTTCTtatataccgtattttccgcctaataagccgaatttctggccctaaattttggacctgatttttgggggtcggcttattggccgatcactcctttcggaaatttcttattcttaggaaatgtttttcttttgaaaattaccataggcggtaattttgtcccatcagcaaatcacgttaagactacagtgaaacgttgtttctggaatttcattggttacctaattacagtgagtggagccaataacgaatgacatattgattccatctctgtttcaatacgacacgttctgctttactacagaacgccaatgatcacacacaacatgcatgctgacgctgaaacgagactaagaaatcattttgaagaaacttgtcacttcttaaaaatggcttcagCTTATTGGGCAGTactaagcaaaaaccctcattttcagagctgaaaattggcctcggcttattcggcgattcggcttattaaccggaaaatacggtaactGTTGTATGTCTACaactaaaagtttaaattttctcTAAGAATAATAAGAGTTGTAAGAAGTTGATAACAGAATGAAGGACtgataaattaaaatgataattattttggTTTCATTCTACAGTTTCTGGAGCAGTTTTAGATACAACTAGATACAACATTGTGAAGGATAACTACCAACTGCAACTGAAAGCAGCATATCTTGAACATTCTTATGAAAACTCTGATAGTGTTAAATCACAAAGATCACCTATACAAAATCattttcatcaaaacattttgtATCCATCTCAGAAACTCTCAATGCCTGACTCTTGTACAAAAGAATGTGGACAGAATTACTTTCACAAACATTGTTTGTCTTTTCCAAAATCTGACTCCAATGTACCTTGCACTCAAAGATGTTCCCAAGACACTATTGATCATCATGACTATGGTCAGTCCTGTAATGGTGGTGGTAGCTATCTTTTTCCACACACCCAGAATGTTGTATCATCACGTGGTAGCATACCCTCTGACAATTCAATATTGCCACACATTTTAACAAGCGAATCCTTATCAATTAACCACATTAGTACATCTAATGATGTCAACCAATCCAAATGTCCTCAGTCTTTCCATCAGCTTTCTAATGATGAGTCTTTATGTCTATCAAATTCTACAGAGCCTTCACTGAAGTTAGGAACTTTTAGCCAACAAAATTtcaaatgtatcaaaaacaattCAATTGACTCGAACACCTATATCAACCGAAAGGCTGTGGAAAGTGTGTTAACTGCTCAGAAATTGAAAAGACACAAATCATTGTATGGAAATTACTGTCTTGCTGTAGGAAACCGTAACAGTAGTAGCAGTCTTGAGTCATTTGATAGCAACCTACAAACCAGAGATAAAACCTTGAATACTTTGCCTAATACCAAAGGGGACATCACTGGAACAGCTAATGTCGTAAGAAGACGAGACTCAGGCAACTGGAGTGGTGATCACAACAGTGCAAGTTCATCCAGTAGTGGTTCTTTAGACAGtccatatttttatattgttggtaACAAAAAGTGAgtcaaattaataatttgatttgaTTTGGATATTAGTTATACTATGATATCTGGGAACTTTTAACAACTGGTATACAGCTATTTAACAACAACTTTTGAGTTATTGAGAGTACAATGAATTTAGGTAAAATTcagaaaaattattagaaattaagATTACctgtattattgtaaaacaaagagATCTATACTGTGTTATCTAAAGTTACATCTATTGTTTTTCAGATCAACAGCTAGTATTAATCGCCATGAAAACATTTCAGGGAGTATGAGAGATGGCCAACATAATTACATGAATATTGGAGTTTTTCCCGATCAAGGTTATGATTCCTTCTCATTGTCCAGTACTGATAGTTATCCATCAGTCACCGGTTCACCTTCCAAACTGGATCCTCGACTAGACCAGATTCCTGAGGATTTACAAACCATCTGTCAAGTGACAGGAATTTTAGATCCCTCTGTTTCTGAATTCCaagatcaaaataaatgtaattctgAAACTAAAGGTAAAGATAAAATGTGTTACTTCCAGGAGGTTTGTAAGAGAAGAATACATGatgtaattttgttaataataaattttcagcAAGGAGAAAAAATTTATATAGTAACTTTAACCTTATACAtcaatcaaattttgttttcattcgaTTAAATGAGTACTTTGatcttatttattataatattactaatgtgttataacattataattagaggcaataataatataatattctaatatgcagaattaacattttttacttcTATTCATCAGAGCCAAAGATTGTGAATCCTTAGAAGATGTCACTAGCTCAAAAAGAATTAGAGATAGAGTTAGGACTAAATTTAATATACAATTCAAACTTTTCGTGTCAGGGTAGGATCTTTGAgaactttatatattaataattaaaggatttttacaactgttttaaatgaataatcaaataaaaaaaaatggtttgttaaatacaaagatatatttgtgtgtgtagagCTATTTTGCTCAGTACTATTAGTGATTCTTTAAAATATGCGACTGTAACGTTTTCACTAATACttggaaaaataaatttagatttgATGAAGAAACGTTCGGTATTTTCTTTCACAATATAAGTTACAAGAGGGATTTGTTGATTTTCATGATAAATGAACAAAATAGTACATGTTTCGAGTTTAATAACTGAtctgtcaaaatatttatttaaaatcaagttttttttataaaacaatataagcaAAGAGTCTAGTAGTAAAGAGTCTAGTAGTAAACAtctaaattttttttacttttttaccagtaaaaatattatattttcaaataaacgtAACTTACGTACAAGACAGCTAAAATAGGATAtgaaagaaaacacatacatggGCTGCACCGAAACTGATTCAGAATCACCAggacacaatttatttatttcaaaactttcataTATCTCACATTTACTTACGTGAAAGCTAAAAGTaagtcttaatattttgttagtttaagCAAGAAGTCAAATATTACATTCTGAAACAGtgagatatttttctttatttatttcagctTCTGGGGGGGATTGTGATAAACTGTGTGCTGAGGCGGATATCCTGCTAATAAAGTCTCATGAGATGGAGAACGAAGGAGATCTGGTTTTAGCAGCCATGTTGAGTGATTCAGCAGCAGGTAATTGTCGAAACTAAATACAGGTAGAGCTCTACTATTATGTGTTCTTGTGCTTTTCTTTGGTGAGCCTGTGAAGAATGAAGTAATTATTTTTCGTGAACTCtcgtgtaaaataataaataaataaatactacaattaaaaacaacaactgccgAGTGTTTAAGGCCAGGCATGGCTAGGTACCTAGATTAAGGCTCTCgtctcgtaatatgagagtcgttggttcgaatccctgtcacaccaaacatggccgcactttcatccgtgggggcactgtaatgttacgattaatcccgttatttgttaatgaaattgtaggccaagagttggcggtgggtggtgaagactagctgctttccttctagtcttttattgttgaattagagacagctagcgcagatagcccgccgtccagctttgcacgaaactcaaaaccAGATCAACAGTAATTTCgtttaaacaataaaagtgaTGAGTTGAAACATGTAGCATAATGGTTGTTGTATAACAGTCATAATTAAAAACGTTTACCGTTTTAACTGTAGCATGTATTTAGTAATAG
Proteins encoded in this window:
- the LOC143254375 gene encoding uncharacterized protein LOC143254375 isoform X3: MVPSPGLAPLPAEGSRLKVTERKMDCLMNPRDSMSFDHSKGLLNMPGQNNCFLNSAVQVLWHLDIFRRSFRELNGHLCMAESCIFCALKELFAQLQYSHESALPPDALRRALAETFHQRRFQLGGMDDAAECFENILRQIHFHIASQESEDMCSASHCIPHQKFAMTLVEQTVCHACGATSEPLSFTQMVHYVSTSSLCSQAELMVNQHRDPADVFGQLLRKAGGMGDTRECPSTCGAKMQICRVLMNHPEIVSIGLIWDSERPTLERILEVLKSIGMVLKIQDMFHSVVDNHWASATKHHLVGIVTYYGKHYSTFFFHTKLRVWIYFDDATVREIGSKWEQVIEKCRRGHFQPLLLLYANPNGSSIFASTAPKHVTMADKSQRDLEVSGAVLDTTRYNIVKDNYQLQLKAAYLEHSYENSDSVKSQRSPIQNHFHQNILYPSQKLSMPDSCTKECGQNYFHKHCLSFPKSDSNVPCTQRCSQDTIDHHDYGQSCNGGGSYLFPHTQNVVSSRGSIPSDNSILPHILTSESLSINHISTSNDVNQSKCPQSFHQLSNDESLCLSNSTEPSLKLGTFSQQNFKCIKNNSIDSNTYINRKAVESVLTAQKLKRHKSLYGNYCLAVGNRNSSSSLESFDSNLQTRDKTLNTLPNTKGDITGTANVVRRRDSGNWSGDHNSASSSSSGSLDSPYFYIVGNKKSTASINRHENISGSMRDGQHNYMNIGVFPDQGYDSFSLSSTDSYPSVTGSPSKLDPRLDQIPEDLQTICQVTGILDPSVSEFQDQNKCNSETKASGGDCDKLCAEADILLIKSHEMENEGDLVLAAMLSDSAAAKARAAMDAPYNNAQSLVSAKMKHSFCVMRSSSLHKRLKEAEVEERRKQKDVSNSEGQHSRQSGRDNTHGRHSRQGSKDGSSSSHSRQGSKDGSSSSHSRQGSKDGSSSSHSRQGSKDGSSSSHSRQGSKDGSSSSHSRQGSKDGSSSSHSRQGSKDGSSGCHNRQGSKDNSSGKQIMADFDVKAGRTIELYATLPKKSSKRKSPTKSIDESHTCTDFVEKHKESSKDEVTSQGSDQMKVFTRTKYKKLEVPSEIKVQTKKIQELVEHCLVPKDHNVLDSSNKKDYNKKATLHRTWSGQSFPKVENVVKSEDLQIQANEQSTKKQHKIRRKLMGGFMKRKNRSLPDLREGQNQNDPRLHCFDDFEVVKLPLSSNFLDLKVTENSENPTDQQMSNVSRGFHQPHRAFIKKNSFQQRSLVKVNPPHINEEISQLSPDSTNNSGKGDIDFPPPPPDHMLLIHSPDALVSFEYNSETKCQDPPLPPPPSEFSSSSNGGEIVNLPSQEEELTSEFQQFSVHSGFGQLLQESKNSPMSNAFLEEIQTKREKMLQSSTLKKKNPQNVPIKPIRKGGVNELKNQVTSTRPQRENVLLQELQNKQFQMLQKKNSEKEPTKDAEAQNSENYPAVPQKIQKNYFETGRNYRMEDNSVCLLVLWLIISKTFLSTRKT